In Archocentrus centrarchus isolate MPI-CPG fArcCen1 chromosome 1, fArcCen1, whole genome shotgun sequence, the following proteins share a genomic window:
- the LOC115783577 gene encoding beta-crystallin A1-like, with the protein MNRVIKTHMTSPMLFPSMGTAPFFKVIVFEQEHFQGKCLEFTSECCNIHNCGMDNIRSIRVESGAWVGFEHHDFQGQQFILERGEYPNWEAYSGSLAYHTERFMSLRPIYCASHHSSRMMIFERENFMGRCTELCDDYPSLQAMGWFMPKVGSMQVQCGAFVCYEYPGYRGQQYIMECERHSGDYQHWRNWGSHCQTPKIQSIRRIRH; encoded by the exons ATGAATAGAGTCATTAAAACCCATATGACCTCACCTATGTTATTCCCTAGCATGGGTACTGCTCCTTTCTTCAAG GTGATAGTGTTTGAGCAGGAGCATTTCCAGGGCAAGTGTCTGGAGTTCACTTCTGAGTGCTGCAACATCCACAACTGTGGTATGGACAACATCCGCTCCATCCGAGTGGAGAGTGGAGC CTGGGTGGGTTTTGAGCACCATGATTTCCAAGGCCAGCAGTTCATCCTGGAGAGGGGCGAGTACCCCAACTGGGAAGCCTACAGCGGCTCCCTAGCCTACCACACCGAACGCTTCATGTCACTGCGCCCCATCTACTGTGCT TCTCACCACAGCAGCCGGATGATGATCTTTGAGAGGGAAAACTTCATGGGCCGTTGCACGGAGCTGTGTGACGACTACCCCTCCCTGCAGGCCATGGGTTGGTTCATGCCCAAGGTGGGCTCCATGCAGGTGCAGTGCGGAGC CTTTGTGTGCTATGAGTACCCCGGCTACAGAGGCCAGCAGTACATCATGGAGTGTGAGAGGCACAGCGGAGACTACCAGCACTGGAGGAACTGGGGCTCTCACTGTCAGACTCCAAAGATCCAGTCCATCAGACGCATCAGGCACTGA